The following coding sequences lie in one Frondihabitans peucedani genomic window:
- a CDS encoding lycopene cyclase domain-containing protein: MGVLYLLGLLIALTGMVVLDRRFRLFFWRDRVRAAVILIVGVAFFLAWDLAGIRLGIFFRGETSFMTGFQVARELPLEEPFFLALLCYLTMNLAAGVPLLVDAAAGRAGLRAPADRAEGRP, from the coding sequence GTGGGAGTCCTCTACCTCCTCGGTCTGCTCATCGCTCTCACCGGCATGGTGGTGCTCGACCGGCGGTTCCGGCTGTTCTTCTGGCGCGACCGGGTGCGTGCGGCCGTGATCCTGATCGTCGGCGTCGCGTTCTTCCTGGCCTGGGATCTCGCCGGCATCCGACTCGGGATCTTCTTCCGGGGCGAGACGTCGTTCATGACCGGCTTCCAGGTCGCCCGCGAGCTGCCCCTCGAGGAGCCGTTCTTCCTCGCACTGCTCTGCTATCTCACGATGAACCTGGCGGCCGGGGTGCCGCTGCTCGTCGACGCGGCGGCTGGCCGAGCCGGCCTGCGGGCACCGGCCGACCGGGCGGAGGGTCGACCGTGA
- a CDS encoding YihY/virulence factor BrkB family protein: protein MARTAHADIADDPTRDPEDPSKPDSPTDLTKRTWGYTFKKTLREFSTDGCTDLAAALTYFSVQALFPGLLAVVSLLGLFGQAGNTTKQVLDLVQQLGGKDIADSLRGPVMSLTSSPAAGVTFVVGVVGAIWSASGYVGAFGRALNRIYDRTEGRPIWKLRPTNLLVTVIAVVLVVLAGLILVLSGDIARTIGDFVGLGTAAVDVWLIVKWPVLAVIIVLVVAVLYYFSPNVKQPKFRWMSMGALLAILVWVIASVGFAFYVANFSHYNKTYGALGGVIAFLLWLWITNNALLFGAEFDAETERGRELQSGIHAEEDIQLPPRDTRQSDKKAAKHEEDVQDGIRLREASEADRENDGDGDRDGKKGRRSKRGDKEKNPVDNPADFV from the coding sequence ATGGCCCGGACCGCCCACGCCGACATCGCGGACGACCCCACCCGCGACCCCGAAGACCCGAGCAAGCCCGACAGCCCGACGGACCTCACCAAGCGCACCTGGGGCTACACCTTCAAGAAGACCCTGCGGGAGTTCTCCACCGACGGCTGCACCGACTTGGCCGCCGCTCTCACTTACTTCTCCGTGCAGGCGCTGTTCCCCGGTCTCCTCGCCGTCGTGTCGCTGCTCGGCCTCTTCGGGCAGGCGGGCAACACGACGAAGCAGGTGCTCGACCTCGTTCAACAGCTGGGCGGCAAAGACATCGCCGACTCGCTCCGCGGCCCCGTCATGTCGCTGACCTCCTCCCCGGCAGCGGGCGTCACCTTCGTCGTCGGTGTCGTCGGAGCCATCTGGTCGGCGTCGGGCTACGTCGGCGCCTTCGGGCGCGCTCTCAACCGGATCTACGACCGCACCGAGGGTCGTCCGATCTGGAAGCTCCGTCCGACCAACCTGCTGGTGACCGTCATCGCGGTCGTGCTCGTCGTCCTGGCCGGGCTGATCCTGGTGCTGAGCGGTGACATCGCCCGGACCATCGGCGACTTCGTCGGGCTCGGAACGGCCGCCGTCGACGTGTGGCTCATCGTCAAGTGGCCGGTGCTGGCCGTCATCATCGTGCTGGTGGTCGCCGTCCTCTACTACTTCTCGCCGAACGTGAAGCAGCCCAAGTTCCGCTGGATGAGCATGGGCGCCCTCCTGGCGATCCTCGTGTGGGTGATCGCCTCGGTCGGCTTCGCCTTCTACGTCGCCAACTTCTCGCACTACAACAAGACCTACGGCGCTCTCGGCGGGGTCATCGCCTTCCTCCTCTGGCTCTGGATCACGAACAACGCGCTCCTCTTCGGCGCCGAGTTCGACGCCGAGACGGAGCGCGGCCGCGAGCTGCAGTCCGGCATCCACGCGGAGGAGGACATCCAGCTGCCCCCGCGCGACACCCGCCAGAGCGACAAGAAGGCCGCCAAGCACGAGGAGGACGTCCAGGACGGCATCCGGCTCCGCGAAGCGTCGGAGGCCGATCGCGAGAACGACGGCGACGGCGACAGGGACGGCAAGAAGGGTCGCCGCTCCAAGCGCGGCGACAAGGAGAAGAATCCCGTCGACAACCCGGCCGACTTCGTCTGA
- a CDS encoding DUF3618 domain-containing protein codes for MTPPKNDSDRAGSSDEKASKPSLPETQRDVSETRAEFAATLDELEERLNPKIQYRRARAAVTKRVSDDPKVLAVAAAGAAGLAAAVTGIAKLASRAGRR; via the coding sequence ATGACCCCGCCGAAGAACGACTCTGACCGCGCAGGATCGAGCGACGAGAAGGCCTCGAAGCCGTCCCTCCCCGAGACGCAGCGCGATGTCTCCGAGACCCGCGCCGAGTTCGCCGCCACCCTGGACGAGCTCGAGGAGCGCCTGAACCCCAAGATCCAGTACCGCCGTGCTCGCGCGGCCGTGACGAAGCGCGTCTCCGACGACCCGAAGGTGCTCGCCGTCGCCGCGGCCGGAGCAGCCGGCCTCGCAGCGGCCGTCACCGGCATCGCGAAGCTCGCCTCGCGCGCCGGGCGTCGCTGA
- the crtI gene encoding phytoene desaturase family protein: MTSPSVTRNGSRVIVIGGGISGLASAALLAKEGHEVTLLEKGPTVGGRASSWEADGFRFDLGPSWYLMPEVFDHFFKLMGTSAAEQLDLVALDPGYRVYFEGETEPVDIPQGLDENLALFESIEPGSGEKMRRYLASSRDTYDIAKKRFLYTSFRSWAPLLRRDVVTRLPTLGRLLLESLDSLVSKTVRDPRLRQILGYPAVFLGSSPFETPSMYHLMSTLDLDDGVLYPQGGLTTVIQRIAALAEEAGVRIVTDATVTRIRTSGGLRPRATGVDWSDASGAVRAEFADLVVSAADLHHTETALLPTELQSYGESYWASKNPGPSALLMYLGVEGELPELEHHTLLFSRDWNDNFSRIFHEPKSIPEPPSLYVCKPSVVDPSTAPEGRTNLFVLVPLPADPAIGSGSLPAGYLGDGSGAGEPGSARLEEIGDAVIQQIADWTGVPDLASRVVLRRTRGPGDFVDDYNSWSGSMLGPAHTLAQSAMFRAGNVSKKVRGLFYVGGSVRPGIGLPMCLISAEVLLKNLRGDTSTEPLPEPVPAPAPARRDPVAQG; encoded by the coding sequence ATGACCAGTCCGTCCGTCACGCGAAACGGTTCCCGCGTCATCGTCATCGGCGGGGGCATCTCGGGCCTCGCCTCGGCTGCGCTGCTCGCGAAGGAGGGCCACGAGGTCACCCTGCTCGAGAAGGGCCCGACGGTCGGCGGCCGCGCGTCGTCGTGGGAGGCCGACGGGTTCCGCTTCGACCTCGGCCCGAGCTGGTACCTCATGCCCGAGGTCTTCGACCACTTCTTCAAGCTCATGGGCACCTCGGCCGCGGAGCAGCTCGACCTGGTTGCGCTCGACCCCGGCTACCGCGTCTACTTCGAGGGCGAGACCGAGCCGGTCGACATCCCGCAGGGCCTCGACGAGAACCTCGCGCTGTTCGAGAGCATCGAGCCCGGGTCCGGCGAGAAGATGCGGCGCTACCTCGCCTCGTCGCGCGACACCTACGACATCGCCAAGAAGCGGTTCCTCTACACGTCGTTCCGGAGCTGGGCGCCCCTCCTCCGCCGCGACGTCGTGACGCGCCTCCCCACGCTCGGCCGCCTGCTCCTCGAGAGCCTCGACTCGCTCGTGTCGAAGACGGTCCGCGATCCGCGTCTCCGCCAGATCCTGGGCTACCCGGCGGTGTTCCTCGGCTCCTCGCCCTTCGAGACGCCGAGCATGTACCACCTGATGTCGACGCTCGACCTCGACGACGGCGTCCTGTACCCGCAGGGCGGCCTGACGACCGTGATCCAGCGGATCGCCGCCCTCGCCGAGGAGGCCGGAGTCAGGATCGTCACCGACGCGACGGTGACGCGCATCCGCACCTCGGGCGGGCTCCGGCCTCGCGCGACCGGTGTCGACTGGTCCGACGCCTCCGGGGCGGTCCGGGCCGAGTTCGCCGACCTCGTCGTCTCGGCAGCCGACCTGCACCACACCGAGACGGCGCTGCTGCCGACCGAGCTGCAGTCGTACGGCGAGTCGTACTGGGCCTCCAAGAACCCGGGGCCGAGCGCGCTCCTGATGTATCTGGGGGTCGAGGGCGAGCTCCCCGAGCTCGAGCACCACACCCTCCTGTTCTCGCGCGACTGGAACGACAACTTCTCGCGGATCTTCCACGAGCCGAAGAGCATCCCCGAGCCGCCGTCGCTGTACGTCTGCAAGCCCTCGGTCGTCGACCCGTCGACCGCGCCGGAGGGGCGCACGAACCTCTTCGTCCTGGTCCCGCTCCCCGCCGACCCCGCCATCGGCTCCGGCTCGCTGCCCGCGGGTTATCTCGGCGACGGGTCCGGTGCGGGCGAGCCGGGCTCTGCGCGTCTCGAGGAGATCGGCGACGCCGTGATCCAGCAGATCGCCGACTGGACCGGGGTCCCCGACCTGGCCTCCCGAGTCGTCCTCCGCCGCACGCGAGGCCCCGGCGACTTCGTCGACGACTACAACTCGTGGTCGGGCAGCATGCTCGGCCCCGCGCACACGCTCGCGCAGAGCGCGATGTTCCGTGCCGGCAACGTCTCGAAGAAGGTGCGCGGCCTCTTCTACGTCGGCGGGTCGGTCCGTCCCGGCATCGGCCTGCCCATGTGCCTGATCAGCGCCGAGGTGCTGCTCAAGAACCTCCGCGGAGACACCAGCACCGAGCCGCTGCCCGAACCCGTCCCGGCCCCCGCTCCCGCGCGGCGCGACCCCGTGGCACAGGGCTGA
- a CDS encoding isocitrate lyase/phosphoenolpyruvate mutase family protein, whose translation MSIQSTAEKAELLRSLHVPGDPLIVTNVWDSITARIVAGTPGVKALATASHSISEAHGVEDGEGLDIDEALAAAQLIVRSVDLPVSVDFEKAYAQDAAGTRDNVLRLIEAGAAGLNLEDSRGRDKADLYDLDTQVSKVAAARAAGDRAGVPLVINARVDALAGDPEAWDDAILRANAYLDAGADVAFVLGLKTEQQVADAVEQIHGRVSVISGPGSVPLARLAELGVSRVSFGPGTMGITLAHLRAAAETLTARGEYPGELGFAF comes from the coding sequence ATGTCGATCCAGTCCACGGCCGAGAAGGCCGAACTCCTCCGCTCCCTCCACGTGCCCGGCGACCCGCTGATCGTGACCAACGTCTGGGACAGCATCACCGCCCGCATCGTCGCGGGCACGCCCGGCGTCAAGGCGCTGGCGACCGCGAGCCACTCCATCTCCGAGGCGCACGGCGTCGAGGACGGCGAGGGGCTCGACATCGACGAGGCCCTCGCCGCGGCTCAGCTCATCGTGCGCTCGGTCGACCTGCCCGTGTCGGTCGACTTCGAGAAGGCCTACGCGCAGGATGCCGCGGGCACCCGGGACAACGTCCTGCGCCTCATCGAGGCGGGCGCCGCCGGCCTGAACCTCGAAGACTCGCGCGGGCGGGACAAGGCCGACCTGTACGACCTCGACACGCAGGTGTCGAAGGTGGCCGCCGCGCGGGCCGCGGGCGACCGCGCCGGCGTCCCGCTCGTGATCAACGCGCGCGTCGACGCGCTCGCGGGCGACCCCGAGGCGTGGGACGACGCGATCCTGCGGGCCAACGCGTACCTCGACGCCGGGGCCGACGTCGCCTTCGTGCTCGGGCTGAAGACGGAGCAGCAGGTCGCCGACGCGGTCGAGCAGATCCACGGCCGGGTGTCGGTGATCTCGGGCCCGGGCTCGGTGCCGCTCGCACGGCTCGCGGAGCTCGGCGTGTCGCGCGTCAGCTTCGGCCCCGGGACCATGGGGATCACCCTGGCGCACCTGCGCGCGGCAGCCGAGACGCTCACCGCTCGCGGCGAGTACCCGGGCGAGCTGGGGTTCGCCTTCTAG
- a CDS encoding lycopene cyclase domain-containing protein: MTYWGLNAVFLAVVAVVGIAAVVVHGRRSAGSSPDRRRRARLATVLVAAILLGMTAVFDNVMIGIGLVGYDASKISGVFVGIAPLEDFSYAVAALILLPSLWVLLGGRRNGAGRDRAGHDAVGRDSAGERA, translated from the coding sequence GTGACCTACTGGGGGCTCAACGCCGTGTTCCTCGCGGTCGTCGCCGTCGTCGGGATCGCCGCGGTCGTCGTCCACGGTCGGCGGAGCGCAGGATCATCGCCCGACCGGCGCCGGCGCGCCCGTCTCGCGACCGTCCTGGTCGCCGCGATCCTGCTCGGCATGACGGCCGTGTTCGACAACGTCATGATCGGCATCGGCCTCGTGGGCTACGACGCGTCGAAGATCAGCGGCGTGTTCGTCGGAATCGCGCCGCTGGAGGACTTCTCGTACGCGGTCGCGGCGCTGATCCTGCTGCCGTCGCTCTGGGTCCTGCTGGGTGGCAGGCGGAACGGCGCGGGGCGCGACCGCGCTGGGCACGATGCCGTGGGGCGCGACAGTGCGGGGGAGCGGGCATGA
- a CDS encoding phage holin family protein: protein MFGSRTDNPEQPQRASIGSLLSSLPDLIRRLIRGEIALARAELTAKLKAAGVGLGILAAAGILGFILLEVLIAAAVLGVATALPAWLAALLVAAALLVIVAVLALVGVRALKRGVPPVPEETIKNVKSDVRAMKGESNDPAEERL from the coding sequence ATGTTCGGCAGCCGCACAGACAATCCCGAGCAGCCGCAGCGCGCCTCCATCGGCTCGCTGCTCAGCTCGCTCCCCGACCTCATCCGACGCCTGATCCGAGGTGAGATCGCTCTCGCGAGGGCGGAGCTCACCGCGAAGCTCAAGGCGGCGGGGGTCGGGCTGGGGATCCTCGCGGCTGCCGGCATCCTCGGCTTCATCCTCCTCGAGGTCCTGATCGCCGCCGCCGTCCTCGGCGTGGCGACGGCCCTGCCGGCGTGGCTCGCCGCGCTGCTGGTCGCAGCCGCACTCCTCGTCATCGTCGCGGTCCTCGCCCTCGTGGGCGTCCGGGCGTTGAAGCGCGGAGTGCCTCCCGTTCCTGAAGAGACCATCAAGAACGTCAAGAGCGACGTCCGCGCGATGAAAGGGGAGTCGAATGACCCCGCCGAAGAACGACTCTGA
- a CDS encoding GNAT family N-acetyltransferase: protein MATFDDDYVVRTFSPSLVDGKPDQATEAWLAATRIGFHEDSDPDSVRESAIGAIDDGRVFTGVYARNPVAGSLGDDWPVGTYAGYTKSINVGGGALVDSYLVSDVTVRATHRRRGMLRHLMTDRLAAAAASGHALAALTASESTIYRRFGFGPATRKRSIVIDRRSPFALLAQPGGRVEMASPTELATVAPRVFAQFHATTPGSVDRQGQYANAYNGLDYGTAKPDKNVRAAIHVPSPGAPADGYVLYSMVSDGPLSVLKVGDLVAPTRDAFLGLWDFLGAIDLVDEIRWSRAPVENPLLHALAGSRDLKTVGESDHVWLRVLDAPAALSARPYGHDGSLTLRVHDKLGHADGTFRLDVTDGAGHATRVGENAPAALELDAATLATLYLGGVSASLLGSAGLVAEHRQGALGEATRMFAQDRPVYGVTDF, encoded by the coding sequence ATGGCCACCTTCGATGACGACTACGTCGTGCGCACCTTCTCTCCGAGCCTTGTCGACGGCAAGCCCGACCAGGCCACCGAGGCGTGGCTCGCAGCGACGCGCATCGGTTTCCACGAGGACAGCGACCCCGACTCCGTCCGCGAGTCGGCCATCGGGGCGATCGACGACGGGCGCGTGTTCACCGGCGTCTACGCCAGGAACCCGGTTGCAGGATCACTCGGCGACGACTGGCCCGTCGGCACCTACGCGGGCTACACGAAGTCGATCAACGTCGGCGGCGGGGCGCTCGTCGACTCCTACCTCGTCTCGGACGTCACCGTCCGCGCCACGCACCGCCGCCGCGGGATGCTCCGGCACCTGATGACCGACCGGCTCGCGGCAGCCGCGGCCTCGGGCCACGCGCTGGCCGCGCTCACCGCGAGCGAGTCGACGATCTACCGGCGCTTCGGCTTCGGCCCGGCGACGCGCAAGCGCAGCATCGTGATCGACCGACGATCGCCCTTCGCGCTGCTCGCGCAGCCCGGCGGCCGCGTCGAGATGGCCTCGCCTACCGAGCTGGCGACCGTGGCGCCGCGCGTCTTCGCCCAGTTCCACGCGACGACCCCCGGATCCGTCGACCGGCAGGGTCAGTACGCGAACGCCTACAACGGGCTCGACTACGGCACCGCCAAGCCCGACAAGAACGTCCGCGCCGCGATCCACGTGCCGTCGCCCGGGGCTCCGGCCGACGGCTACGTCCTGTACTCGATGGTGTCCGACGGCCCGCTCTCCGTGCTCAAGGTCGGCGACCTGGTGGCGCCGACGCGCGACGCGTTCCTCGGGCTCTGGGACTTCCTCGGCGCGATCGACCTCGTCGACGAGATCCGCTGGAGCCGGGCCCCCGTCGAGAACCCGCTGCTGCACGCCCTCGCCGGCAGTCGCGACCTGAAGACCGTCGGCGAGTCCGACCACGTGTGGCTGCGCGTGCTCGATGCTCCGGCCGCCCTGTCGGCGCGCCCGTACGGTCACGACGGGTCGCTCACGCTGCGGGTGCACGACAAGCTGGGCCACGCCGACGGCACCTTCCGTCTCGACGTCACCGACGGCGCGGGCCACGCGACCCGCGTCGGCGAGAACGCTCCGGCCGCCCTCGAGCTCGACGCGGCCACCCTCGCCACGCTGTACCTCGGCGGGGTGTCGGCCAGCCTCCTCGGCTCGGCCGGGCTCGTCGCCGAGCACCGCCAGGGCGCGCTCGGCGAGGCCACGCGGATGTTCGCGCAGGATCGGCCGGTCTACGGGGTGACCGACTTCTAG
- a CDS encoding VOC family protein produces MPTPSFYPTGAPIWIDLTSHDTAASTAFYEGLFGWTSSDGGSEFGGYVTFSLDDRRVAGMIGGASEGVPDSWTVYLQTDDAETTGQAVTGAGGLVFMGPQQVGPMGTMLLAQDADRAVVGAWNPAQMTGFQALAEPGAPAWFELHTTSFDDEVQFYQQAFGWTTVSMPGGADFRYSQLTHEGEMYAGVMDASGYWTPGDPAAWLVYFNVADADAAAARAVELGGAIVDEPVDTPFGRMSTLRDTTGALLKIIA; encoded by the coding sequence GTGCCCACGCCCTCGTTCTACCCCACCGGTGCGCCGATCTGGATCGACCTCACCAGCCACGACACCGCTGCCTCCACGGCGTTCTACGAGGGCCTCTTCGGCTGGACCTCCTCCGACGGCGGATCGGAGTTCGGCGGCTACGTCACGTTCTCCCTCGACGACCGCCGGGTGGCGGGGATGATCGGCGGGGCCTCCGAGGGCGTGCCCGACTCCTGGACGGTCTACCTCCAGACCGACGACGCCGAGACCACGGGGCAGGCGGTCACGGGCGCCGGCGGGCTCGTGTTCATGGGCCCGCAGCAGGTCGGTCCGATGGGGACGATGCTCCTGGCGCAGGATGCCGACCGCGCCGTCGTCGGCGCGTGGAACCCCGCGCAGATGACCGGCTTCCAGGCACTGGCCGAACCGGGCGCGCCCGCGTGGTTCGAGCTCCACACGACCAGCTTCGACGACGAGGTGCAGTTCTACCAGCAGGCCTTCGGCTGGACGACCGTGTCGATGCCGGGCGGGGCCGACTTCCGGTACTCGCAGCTGACGCACGAGGGCGAGATGTACGCGGGCGTGATGGACGCCAGCGGGTACTGGACGCCCGGCGATCCTGCGGCGTGGCTGGTCTACTTCAACGTCGCCGATGCCGACGCCGCTGCCGCGCGGGCCGTCGAGCTCGGCGGCGCGATCGTCGACGAGCCCGTCGACACTCCGTTCGGGCGGATGAGCACCCTCAGAGACACGACCGGGGCGCTGCTCAAGATCATCGCCTGA
- a CDS encoding prenyltransferase, protein MRETLKALFAVSRPLSWVNTAFPFAAAYILATAGTPGMPRRFAEYVPLNSVDPSSAMSSSLHLSYDSFDFSQVNWVVAIIGILYFLIPYNLAMYGINDVFDYESDLRNPRKGGVEGAMLDRRFHAPILRAVVITNVPFLIFFVLAGSPLSWLVLAVSVFAVVAYSLKGLRFKERPLLDSLTSSTHFTSPAVYGLVLAGATFTPQLYALLGAFFLWGMASHAFGAVQDVVADREGGIASIATVFGARATVRFAFAAYVLGGVLMLFTEWPGPLGAILVIPYAVTVAPWWNVADADAEGANRGWRRFLALNFVSGFLTTMLLIWWVAIGR, encoded by the coding sequence ATGAGAGAGACGCTCAAGGCGCTCTTCGCCGTGTCGAGGCCGCTCAGCTGGGTGAACACGGCGTTCCCGTTCGCGGCGGCGTACATCCTGGCGACTGCCGGTACTCCCGGAATGCCCCGCCGCTTCGCCGAGTACGTCCCCCTGAACAGCGTCGACCCGTCGTCGGCCATGTCGTCGTCGCTGCACCTCTCGTACGACTCGTTCGACTTCTCGCAGGTGAACTGGGTCGTCGCGATCATCGGCATCCTCTACTTCCTGATCCCCTACAACCTCGCGATGTACGGCATCAACGACGTCTTCGACTACGAGAGCGACCTCCGCAATCCGCGGAAGGGCGGCGTCGAGGGAGCGATGCTCGATCGGCGGTTCCACGCGCCGATCCTGCGGGCGGTCGTCATCACGAACGTCCCGTTCCTGATCTTCTTCGTGCTCGCAGGATCACCGCTCAGCTGGCTCGTGCTCGCCGTGAGCGTCTTCGCCGTGGTCGCCTACTCGCTGAAGGGCCTCCGCTTCAAGGAGCGCCCGCTGCTCGACTCGCTCACCTCGAGCACCCACTTCACGAGCCCGGCCGTCTACGGTCTGGTCCTGGCCGGCGCGACGTTCACCCCGCAGCTGTACGCCCTCCTCGGGGCCTTCTTCCTCTGGGGGATGGCGAGCCACGCGTTCGGAGCCGTCCAAGACGTCGTCGCCGACCGCGAGGGCGGCATCGCGTCGATCGCCACGGTGTTCGGCGCGCGCGCCACCGTCCGCTTCGCCTTCGCGGCCTATGTCCTGGGCGGCGTGCTGATGCTCTTCACCGAGTGGCCTGGGCCGCTCGGCGCGATCCTGGTGATCCCGTACGCGGTGACCGTCGCGCCCTGGTGGAACGTGGCCGACGCCGATGCGGAGGGAGCGAACCGGGGCTGGCGGAGATTCCTCGCGCTCAACTTCGTGAGCGGATTCCTGACCACGATGCTGCTGATCTGGTGGGTCGCGATCGGTCGCTGA